A genomic stretch from Penicillium digitatum chromosome 4, complete sequence includes:
- a CDS encoding metal homeostatis protein BSD2 encodes MSTVPQSPVEARSLSTVTNIASNPPAYPRNPAREKHEPLSLYIVRVPGSKDIFLSTLKPPTKSSVSAEAINASLYYLHVATPEDDTLLQEVEAEREEQAQLHKERLERAGVGDPAQREFARLNNVRRKPVGGGGNLNPVPLLAPPQQDATAPPALPPRPIPMPQVTAENVSFSGTPVAYSNTQPPSSNYMPGGISVESGGKSSSPRRPLPPLPPGEESWTNSAGGEDPPKSPSRWSAFAEQLQTRGENWREKYEAKYEALSAGRHSLDSTRPPMQPLSSPNCTGLPLESSRESPNRPRNTYGNPPSNAGFHITLIRRDPASGTQWNVATISTPRMDRNTVDIEISTPGYNRFAGPNEIPSLSSLAANLPTGIGRLPSSAISQSPATEQPKEQPTGPRKFRRQLCVSKPFDDSIATDGSNGHTQGSSSSSKLKSGYYTFTSPWNGTCTFTNSVNGRSLKCKHMIPTPGGFVPSNGETEAPPAVTVAEIRFNTPFQAANLHSHAHHAIHKPHPNHLSPFTQSQLQTQSLPHLSDDNNSGLDGGPLHPSSSNNSNASAKRNSLSQLLNPNNYASPLPASTPTDPRASFSPSSLLRRTSLRAQRFARQSQFNPASRPHSRRSMSNSSGGDLDHDSDDDRLDLSLAREPAGGGLRGKSAKLGKLVIEDEGIKMLDLVVAACMAVWWRGYY; translated from the exons ATGTCTACCGTTCCTCAGAGTCCTGTAGAGGCACGCTCACTGTCAACGGTCACCAATATCGCATCGAATCCCCCCGCATACCCACGAAATCCCGCCCGCGAGAAGCACGAACCACTATCTCTCTACATTGTGCGCGTGCCAGGAAGCAAAG ACATTTTCCTCTCAACTCTTAAACCACCGACGAAATCCAGTGTCTCCGCTGAGGCGATCAATGCCTCTCTTTACTATCTCCATGTTGCGACTCCCGAAGATGATACCCTGCTCCAGGAAGTGGAGGCAGAGCGCGAAGAGCAGGCCCAGTTGCACAAGGAGCGTCTCGAGAGAGCGGGTGTCGGGGACCCAGCTCAACGCGAGTTCGCGCGACTGAATAATGTGCGCCGGAAACCAGTTGGTGGGGGAGGGAACCTCAATCCCGTGCCTTTGCTGGCACCACCTCAACAGGATGCTACTGCTCCTCCGGCCCTGCCACCACGACCAATTCCAATGCCGCAGGTTACGGCGGAGAATGTATCTTTCTCTGGGACTCCAGTCGCCTATTCCAACACACAGCCTCCTTCGAGTAATTACATGCCTGGAGGGATATCGGTAGAATCGGGTGGTAAGAGCAGCAGCCCACGACGACCTTTGCCTCCCTTACCGCCCGGTGAAGAGTCATGGACCAATTCTGCAGGAGGCGAGGACCCGCCTAAAAGTCCTTCCCGTTGGAGCGCGTTTGCCGAACAATTGCAAACTCGGGGAGAGAATTGGAGGGAAAAGTATGAGGCAAAGTACGAGGCGTTGTCGGCTGGCCGTCACAGCCTTGACTCTACCAGACCACCAATGCAACCTCTTTCTTCGCCTAACTGTACTGGATTACCCTTAGAAAGCTCCAGGGAATCTCCTAACCGGCCAAGAAATACATATGGCAACCCTCCTAGCAATGCTGGCTTTCATATTACGCTCATTCGACGTGATCCTGCGTCCGGCACTCAATGGAATGTGGCAACGATTTCGACCCCACGAATGGACCGCAACACCGTTGATATCGAGATTTCCACGCCGGGATACAACAGGTTCGCAGGCCCAAATGAGATACCCTCATTATCCAGCCTGGCCGCCAATCTCCCGACGGGAATTGGACGCCTGCCCAGCTCTGCCATTTCCCAATCCCCAGCAACCGAGCAACCAAAGGAGCAGCCAACCGGCCCACGCAAGTTCCGTCGTCAACTCTGCGTATCAAAGCCATTCGATGACTCGATTGCTACAGATGGTAGCAACGGCCACACCCAAGGGAGCTCGTCCTCGTCCAAGCTAAAAAGCGGCTACTACACTTTCACTTCTCCATGGAATGGCACATGCACCTTCACAAACAGCGTGAACGGCCGAAGCCTCAAATGCAAACACATGATCCCAACACCCGGCGGCTTCGTCCCTTCCAACGGCGAAACAGAAGCCCCCCCCGCCGTAACCGTCGCCGAGATCCGCTTCAATACCCCTTTCCAAGCAGCAAATCTCCACTCGCACGCACACCACGCAATCCATAAACCCCACCCAAACCACCTCTCCCCCTTCACGCAAAGCCAACTCCAAACCCAGTCCCTCCCCCACCTAAGCGACGACAACAACTCCGGCCTCGATGGAGGACCACTCCACCCATCCTCTTCCAACAACAGCAACGCATCCGCAAAGCGCAACTCCCTCTCCCAACTCCTAAACCCGAATAACTACGCCTCACCTCTTCCCGCCTCAACCCCCACAGACCCGCGCGCAAGCTTCAGCCCCTCAAGCCTCCTCCGCAGAACTTCTTTGCGCGCGCAACGCTTCGCGCGCCAGAGCCAGTTCAACCCCGCTTCTCGGCCCCACTCACGCCGCAGTATGAGTAATAGTAGTGGTGGAGATCTGGATCATGATTCCGACGATGATCGATTGGATCTCTCGCTTGCGAGGGAGCCTGCTGGTGGTGGGCTAAGGGGGAAGAGTGCGAAATTGGGGAAGTTGGTTATTGAAGATGAGGGGATCAAAATGCTTGATCTGGTTGTTGCTGCTTGTATGGCTGTTTGGTGGAGGGGCTACTATTGA
- a CDS encoding Cytochrome B pre-mRNA-processing protein 6: MAKTPTLSPRSLQSRLTHVLKHWPSDAVRPASVSVQSYIQSRLQTANKSSPISESSVNALESLLNNRYARKYPMPEKLRRPASNPDHYDNVVREFAEAPNRDWFGRVKKRLAGIIRLT; this comes from the exons ATGGCTAAAACACCT ACCCTTAGCCCGCGCTCCCTTCAAAGCCGCCTCACCCACGTCCTCAAGCACTGGCCCTCGGACGCAGTGCGCCCAGCCTCAGTCTCCGTCCAATCCTACATTCAATCCCGTCTTCAAACAGCAAACAAGTCTAGTCCAATCTCCGAGTCCTCCGTCAATGCACTTGAGTCGCTGCTGAACAACCGCTACGCGCGCAAATATCCCATGCCGGAGAAGCTGCGCCGACCGGCCAGTAACCCAGACCACTATGACAATGTTGTACGTGAGTTTGCGGAGGCGCCGAATCGTGATTGGTTTGGCCGGGTAAAAAAGAGGTTGGCCGGTATTATCCGCTTGACGTGA
- a CDS encoding 3-oxoacid CoA-transferase, subunit B: MPSQVATCLRFARQFSANPAQHQRFMARAFSSSVRRSEINKVYPSAEAAVKDMKSNSTLLAGGFGLSGVPDSLINAVLKNPSITGLTVASNNAGVDGAGLGLLLQSKQIKKMIASYVGENKTFERMYLTGEIELELTPQGTLAERCRSGGAGIPAFYTPAAFGTVVQTGEVPLRHNADGTVAKFSEPRDTKVFDGKSYVMEESIKGDYAFVKAWKADKLGNCQFRYAAANFNGAMGRNAKMTIVEAEHIVEPGEIDPAAVHLPGIYVKRVIQSTTPKQIEKFTFAKEEGADTSALGKGDTANKRERIVRRAAKEFKNGMYANLGIGMPMLAPSFVDPSVEVTLQSENGILGLGPYPKQGEEDADLINAGKETVTLKPGASCFGSDESFGMIRSGRIDLTILGAMQVSAKGDLANWMLPGKIKGFGGAMDLVSNPSATKVVVTMEHTDKKGNAKIVKNCEFPLTGPACVSRIITDLCVFDVDFSHGLTLVEIADGVTVEEVQAKTDAPFKVSDDLKPML; encoded by the exons ATGCCTTCTCAGGTTGCAACATGTCTGCGCTTTGCGCGTCAGTTCTCAGCCAATCCAGCCCAG CACCAACGTTTCATGGCCCGCGCATTCTCCAGCAGCGTCCGCCGAAGTGAGATCAACAAGGTGTACCCTTCCGCCGAAGCAGCGGTCAAGGACATGAAGTCCAACTCGACTCTGCTCGCTGGTGGATTCGGGTTGTCTGGTGTACCTGACTCGCTGATCAACGCCGTTCTGAAGAACCCCTCCATCACTGGCCTGACCGTGGCCAGTAACAACGCCGGTGTGGACGGAGCTGGTCTCGGTCTGCTCCTCCAGTCCAAGCAGATCAAGAAGATGATTGCTTCTTACGTCGGTGAGAACAAGACCTTCGAGCGCATGTACCTCACTGGTGAGATTGAGTTAGAGCTCACTCCCCAGGGAACCCTCGCTGAGCGGTGCCGTTCCGGCGGTGCGGGAATCCCCGCGTTCTACACACCCGCCGCCTTCGGTACCGTGGTGCAGACCGGTGAGGTGCCTCTGCGACACAACGCCGACGGCACCGTCGCCAAGTTCAGCGAGCCGCGCGATACCAAGGTGTTTGACGGCAAGAGCTACGTCATGGAGGAGTCGATTAAGGGTGACTACGCTTTCGTCAAGGCCTGGAAGGCCGACAAGCTTGGTAACTGCCAGTTCCGCTACGCGGCCGCCAACTTCAACGGTGCCATGGGCCGTAACGCCAAGATGACCATCGTCGAGGCCGAGCACATCGTGGAGCCCGGCGAGATTGATCCCGCTGCCGTCCATCTGCCCGGTATCTACGTCAAGCGTGTTATCCAGAGCACCACTCCCAAGCAGATCGAGAAGTTCACCTTCGCCAAAGAGGAGGGTGCTGACACCTCTGCTCTCGGTAAGGGTGATACTGCCAACAAGCGCGAGCGTATCGTCCGCCGTGCTGCTAAGGAGTTCAAGAACGGTATGTACGCCAACCTCGGCATCGGTATGCCCATGCTTGCTCCCAGCTTTGTCGACCCCTCCGTCGAGGTGACGCTACAGTCTGAGAACGGTattctcggcctcggcccTTACCCCAAGCAGGGTGAGGAGGACGCTGATCTTATCAACGCGGGCAAGGAGACTGTCACTCTCAAGCCCGGTGCCAGCTGCTTTGGTAGCGACGAATCCTTTGGCATGATCCGCTCCGGCCGTATCGACCTGACCATCCTCGGTGCTATGCAGGTCAGCGCCAAGGGTGACTTGGCCAACT GGATGCTCCCCGGTAAGATCAAGGGCTTCGGTGGTGCTATGGACTTGGTCTCCAACCCATCCGCCACCAAGGTCGTCGTGACCATGGAACACACCGACAAGAAGGGTAACGCCAAGATTGTCAAGAACTGCGAGTTCCCTCTGACTGGCCCTGCCTGCGTCAGCCGTATCATCACTGACCTCTGCGTCTTCGACGTTGACTTCTCCCACGGCCTGACTCTTGTTGAGATTGCCGACGGTGTCACTGTCGAGGAGGTCCAGGCTAAGACCGATGCGCCCTTCAAGGTCTCCGATGACCTGAAGCCCATGCTTTAA
- a CDS encoding Peptidase C19, ubiquitin carboxyl-terminal hydrolase 2, with product MASVQRAGKTAPRLIHDVQLYDPAHDPDTGRNLLSETPPIYPEGYNGPLGFISPEACRHRYVLKDDQTFMSEPEHRRRPGTSSKVSAICIKCRYHLQVVVNYISHMSALGQNQGKHLHHLVYKSGRQKNGLALPEETPKGQVAETYHYQCSYISCSAMVSLRILSPILSLEFIRLMTDKELLQKRAEGAKAAYPESMEGMGDPQPINVLDNMRLYITNALRNPQRSKPISSVNKRFMQSFGVEGAACKELLEFLEFTYNKETGAWHPPKPTSNPEKPYQDTLSLFLDDLLHELLVLIHLRSASERKGSQIPDLPSSAIPVVSCALEAQNYPTAMRYQEFEMAHAPFYEDLGVMEDMSSSAVVEAYNRQVFADSGRTPIYLSALKAIGCLRGGQDKEVIDIAVQTAYEQGKYAVEDVVSAYQYFNLQFDDPNLTEDSIIGKFYAFLSSTTKDAEARQQLWRIGDSRGSTRIKAASEDRVSTVEQANVFLGVEDQTPDDFVMTMYTAKVNDSPLTKELAKRAVALIAESRKSVALNHFVNTGEMIAGEMDIGDAYRLLQIPDQTVDDGAIIAAYTICIDENPGDAERYNQALTIIAKRLDSSTLRSVAGISNGPGRSMRDWPVGLQNIGNTCYLNSLLQFYFSIRPFRELVLDYERFQMDLNDEENLARKQVGSRKVSKKEVERSQRFLSELQILFRSMITSSQISVTPGQELARLTLISPSNEAAIRRRSTITAAKSEMLGDIEGVPVLGPLGPPQSLLGGRMESVPNSSQADPVPIQSSTDSDHGSDTTLVSDDSMNDATGLFVEDKENNPPDLDQLSDQAEAGSPQDMNIDTDDSVSANVPPPVPPRNFSRVDREKQLKEEVEIGAQQDVTEVINNVLFQSQCAIKPRGIGRDGEQLDQIKDLFYGQSRSYISTENGTRSKDERWCDIKVDVAHGSRNIYDAIDGAFDIQNISVDNSVAEQFASISQLPPVLQIQVQRVQFDTVKKCSFKSTNHLGLLETIYMDRYMDTKNPDVVDRRNQCWEWKASLKRLEARREELLRTKEGVGVDMATLFRRVKTALQDVNSIENETEPGAEVGFDSMTAVAGTELLDKLESLSHKAETDLQAVDQEIKDTQTLISSQFAGFKNLPYRLYAVFVHHGSVSFGHYYIYIFDFDKEIWRKYNDEYVTEVQNVDEIFKNDSTSNPPTPYFLVYVNDGMKDRLANPVCREVSEDEPNVADSEPAMAMEGVQPTSPAPDVNMEPPSYEEASAINSTPVLVDCNVTPVDAETVNPLKRKSVDEVKTTRPT from the exons ATGGCGTCTGTACAGAGGGCCG GGAAGACAGCGCCGCGTCTGATTCACGATGTCCAGCTGTATGATCCAGCGCACGATCCAGACACAGGCCGTAATCTCCTCTCGGAAACTCCGCCCATTTACCCAGAAGGCTACAATGGCCCACTTGGATTCATATCACCGGAAGCATGTCGACACCGATACGTCTTGAAAGATGACCAAACATTCATGTCAGAGCCAGAGCACCGGAGACGGCCTGGCACATCGTCCAAGGTCTCAGCCATATGCATAAAATGCCGTTATCATCTTCAGGTGGTAGTCAACTACATCAGCCACATGAGCGCACTTGGTCAGAACCAGGGGAAACACTTGCATCATTTGGTCTACAAATCAGGACGGCAGAAGAATGGCCTTGCGTTGCCCGAAGAAACTCCCAAAGGGCAGGTTGCGGAGACGTACCACTACCAATGTTCCTACATCTCATGCTCAGCTATGGTTTCTTTGAGGATTCTTTCTCCGATTCTGAGCCTGGAATTCATCCGCTTGATGACCGATAAAGAGTTGTTGCAGAAACGAGCCGAAGGGGCCAAAGCAGCGTATCCTGAGTCCATGGAAGGCATGGGTGATCCGCAGCCGATCAATGTATTGGATAATATGCGCCTGTACATTACCAATGCCCTACGAAATCCACAACGCAGCAAGCCCATCTCCTCCGTCAACAAGAGGTTCATGCAATCTTTCGGCGTGGAAGGTGCAGCTTGTAAAGAATTACTTGAGTTTCTAGAGTTCACGTACAACAAG GAGACCGGGGCATGGCACCCGCCTAAACCGACTTCAAATCCCGAGAAACCTTACCAAGACACATTGAGTCTCTTTCTCGATGACCTGCTGCATGAATTGCTAGTCCTGATACATCTCAGATCGGCctcagaaagaaaaggatcCCAGATTCCCGATCTTCCTTCCTCCGCCATCCCCGTTGTTTCATGCGCTCTAGAAGCCCAAAATT ATCCGACAGCTATGCGTTACCAGGAATTTGAGATGGCTCATGCTCC TTTCTACGAAGACCTGGGAGTGATGGAGGATATGTCCTCATCAGCCGTGGTCGAAGCATACAATCGACAGGTCTTTGCCGATTCTGGTAGGACCCCGATATACTTGTCTGCTCTCAAGGCTATCGGCTGTCTGCGTGGTGGCCAAGACAAGGAGGTAATTGACATAGCTGTCCAGACAGCTTATGAGCAAGGAAAGTATGCTGTTGAGGATGTCGTCAGCGCATATCAATACTTTAATCTCCAATTTGATGATCCAAACCTCACCGAGGATAGCATCATTGGCAAATTCTATGCATTTCTTAGCTCTACAACGAAAGATGCCGAAGCGCGTCAGCAATTGTGGCGGATTGGTGACTCTAGGGGAAGCACGcgtatcaaggcggcatcAGAAGACC GTGTTTCTACTGTTGAACAAGCGAATGTCTTCTTGGGGGTCGAGGATCAGACTCCTGATGATTTTGTTATGACTATGTACACCGCAAAG GTCAATGACAGTCCGCTTACCAAAGAACTTGCGAAACGCGCCGTGGCACTCATTGCCGAGTCTCGCAAATCGGTCGCATTGAACCATTTCGTCAATACTGGAGAGATGATCGCTGGTGAAATGGACATTGGTGATGCCTATCGTCTACTCCAAATCCCCGATCAAACTGTCGATGATGGCGCAATCATAGCCGCATATACAATCTGCATTGATGAAAACCCCGGGGATGCCGAGAGATACAATCAGGCTCTCACAATTATTGCCAAACGACTGGACAGCTCTACGCTGAGGAGTGTGGCAGGTATCTCCAACGGGCCTGGTAGAAGCATGCGGGATTGGCCAGTCGGACTACAAAATATCGGCAATACATGCTATCTTAATAGCCTGTTGCAGTTCTATTTCTCTATCCGTCCTTTCCGTGAGTTGGTCCTGGACTATGAACGATTCCAAATGGATCTTAATGACGAGGAAAACCTCGCAAGAAAACAAGTGGGCTCGCGAAAAGTGTCGAAGAAGGAGGTCGAGCGATCTCAGCGAT TCCTTAGTGAGCTCCAGATTCTGTTCCGTAGCATGATCACTTCGTCCCAAATCTCGGTAACTCCCGGCCAGGAACTTGCTCGGTTGACCTTGATTAGCCCAAGCAACGAGGCAGCAATTCGTCGTCGATCAACAATCACGGCTGCTAAATCTGAGATGCTTGGCGATATTGAAGGTGTTCCTGTTCTGGGACCTCTTGGACCCCCACAGTCTCTTCTCGGAGGTCGGATGGAGTCAGTTCCAAATTCAAGCCAAGCTGATCCCGTCCCTATTCAAAGTTCGACCGACAGCGATCATGGCAGCGATACAACATTGGTCTCGGATGATAGCATGAACGACGCAACTGGGCTTTTTGTTGAAGACAAGGAGAACAATCCTCCTGACTTGGACCAATTGTCAGATCAAGCAGAGGCAGGATCTCCTCAGGACATGAATATCGACACAGACGACAGTGTTTCGGCCAACGTCCCGCCGCCCGTCCCTCCTCGCAACTTCTCGCGAGTCGATAGGGAAAAGCAACTGAAGGAAGAGGTTGAAATCGGTGCCCAGCAGGATGTTACAGAAGTCATCAACAATGTTCTCTTCCAGAGCCAATGCGCGATCAAGCCTCGAGGCATTGGCAGGGACGGTGAACAGCTTGACCAGATCAAAGA CTTGTTCTACGGTCAAAGCCGCTCTTACATCTCCACCGAAAATGGCACACGCTCGAAGGACGAACGGTGGTGTGACATCAAAGTTGATGTTGCTCATGGATCTCGAAATATCTACGATGCCATCGATGGGGCATTTGACATCCAAAATATTAGTGTGGACAACTCTGTGGCTGAGCAATTCGCTTCCATCAGCCAGCTGCCGCCCGTGCTCCAGATTCAAGTGCAACGGGTTCAATTTGATACTGTGAAGAAATGCTCGTTCAAATCTACAAACCATCTTGGGTTGCTTGAAACTATTTACATGGACCGATACATGGACACCAAGAATCCGGATGTTGTAGATCGACGAAATCAATGTTGGGAGTGGAAGGCGTCTTTGAAGAGGCTTGAGGCTCGCCGAGAAGAGCTTCTCAGGACGAAG GAGGGTGTCGGCGTTGACATGGCAACATTGTTCCGTAGAGTTAAAACTGCACTACAAGATGTGAACTCCATTGAAAACGAGACTGAACCCGGAGCTGAAGTCGGATTTGATTCAATGACTGCTGTGGCTGGCACTGAGCTACTAGACAAACTTGAATCCCTTTCCCACAAGGCAGAGACCGATCTGCAAG CTGTTGACCAAGAAATCAAGGATACACAGACCTTGATTTCCAGCCAATTTGCTGGTTTCAAGAACCTCCCATATCGACTGTACGCCGTCTTTGTGCATCATGGGTCGGTCTCATTCGGTCATTACTACATCTACATCTTCGACTTTGACAAGGAGATATGGCGCAAATACAATGACGAGTATGTCACAGAGGTCCAGAACGTGGATGAGATCTTCAAGAACGACTCGACCAGCAATCCCCCGACCCCGTATTTCCTTGTTTATGTCAATGATGGCATGAAAGACCGTCTGGCAAACCCAGTCTGCCGTGAGGTATCCGAAGACGAGCCCAATGTTGCCGATTCAGAACCAGCCATGGCCATGGAGGGTGTTCAGCCCACCAGCCCTGCGCCAGATGTGAACATGGAGCCTCCGTCATATGAGGAAGCGTCGGCCATCAATAGTACTCCAG TATTGGTAGATTGCAATGTCACGCCCGTCGATGCGGAAACTGTCAACCCTCTGAAACGCAAGAGTGTTGATGAAGTGAAAACAACCCGTCCGACCTAA
- a CDS encoding Mitochondrial inner membrane translocase subunit Tim17/Tim22/Tim23/peroxisomal protein PMP24 yields the protein MAHHDEDHSYHPKDAISAAIKATALTGTVGLFAAAVQNTLTKQNVGTLGVFVRGGGIITTFAAMGGTYEFIKTASANLREKEDSYNVALGGFFSGAILGLRVRTLPAVLGYGIALSSAMAGFEYTGGTLFGYKRDASVDEFDRRTALRKAFQTPGEQTISEVGEGRGIYGPGYEERRRQRIKEAYGIEVPTSPVPAS from the exons ATGGCGCACCACGATGAAGACCACAGCTACCACCCCAAGGATGCCATTTCGGCAGCCATAAAGGCCACCGCACTCACCGGAACTGTCGGTCTCTTCGCAGCCGCAGTGCAGAACACGCTCACCAAGCAGAACGTCGGAACTCTGGGCGTCTTCGTCCGTGGCGGTGGCATCATTACCACCTTTG CGGCCATGGGTGGTACCTATGAGTTCATCAAGACCGCTTCCGCTAACTTGCGCGAGAAGGAGGACTCCTACAACGTCGCTCTGGGTGGCTTCTTCTCAGGTGCCATTCTTGGTCTCCGAG TTCGCACACTCCCCGCTGTGCTCGGATACGGTATCGCCCTGTCGTCCGCTATGGCCGGCTTTGAGTACACCGGTGGCACCCTGTTTGGATATAAGCGGGATGCATCTGTGGACGAGTTCGACCGCCGGACAGCGCTGCGCAAGGCATTCCAGACTCCCGGAGAGCAGACTATCTCGGAAGTGGGTGAAGGACGTG GTATCTACGGCCCTGGCTACGAAGAGAGACGCCGGCAGCGTATCAAGGAGGCTTACGGCATTGAGGTTCCCACATCCCCAGTTCCTGCATCATAA
- a CDS encoding Metal homeostatis protein bsd2: MSSQRYSRVNAHDEEEGPHSYPLNARPRHNASSPSSFRSGSRSSSPSSRRLLHNDDEQTLADAFGDEDESDDDNEPDDRQRLMRADPDFRAPQDNGHTATASSSESSIDAEVQPGLLRRSTMLPNFTQPGSGGSRQISSSNDGVFANLAAKPERGEKNDDLPPSYEEAAADATPPYWETTIVAPGISSDEVYVDGLPVGSVFSFVWNAMISMSFQLVGFLLTYLLHTTHAAKNGSRAGLGLTLVQYGFYMKGGNESSSSDPGSSDYVPPPDPNSHNFDPDSVGEGGGSGGNGAISGITTSEWISYILMIVGWFILIRAVSDFLRARRHEQLVLQSPDRGLGVPVIAEGERSETVV, from the exons ATGAGCTCGCAGCGTTATTCACGG GTGAATGCCCAcgacgaagaggaaggaCCACATTCCTATCCGCTGAACGCGCGACCCCGACACAACGCCTCCTCGCCTTCCTCGTTCCGTTCCGGGTCCCGCTCGTCGTCACCATCGTCGAGGCGGCTATTGCACAACGATGATGAACAGACGCTGGCCGATGCTTTTGGGGACGAAGACGAGTCCGACGATGATAATGAACCGGATGACAGGCAGCGCTTGATGCGAGCCGACCCCGACTTCCGGGCTCCCCAGGATAATGGCCATACCGCCACGGCGTCCTCGTCGGAGTCGAGTATCGATGCAGAGGTTCAACCAGGGCTTCTCAGGCGCTCAACAATGCTACCAAATTTCACGCAACCGGGCTCTGGGGGGAGTCGGCAGATCTCCTCGTCGAATGATGGAGTTTTTGCCAATCTTGCCGCCAAGCCAGAACGGGGCGAGAAGAACGATGATCTTCCCCCT TCATACGAAGAAGCCGCCGCTGATGCGACACCACCGTACTGGGAGACCACTATTGTGGCTCCTGGTATCTCTTCCGACGAGGTCTATGTCGACGGATTGCCTGTTGGATCTGTTTTCTCATTTGTCTGGAACGCCATGATCTCAATGTCATTCCAGCTTGTTGGCTTCTTGCTGACTTATCTCCTTCACACCACCCATGCCGCGAAGAATGGCAGCCGAGCGGGCCTCGGTCTCACTCTTGTTCAGTACGGCTTCTACATGAAAGGTGGCAACGAAAGTTCAAGCTCCGACCCTGGAAGCTCAGATTATGTTCCTCCGCCTGATCCCAACAGCCACAACTTCGACCCCGACTCAGTTGGTGAGGGCGGGGGCAGTGGAGGGAACGGCGCTATATCTGGCATCACTACCAGTGAATGGATCTCATATATTCTCATGATTGTTGGTTGGTTCATTTTAATCCGTGCAGTCAGTGATTTCCTACGGGCTCGACGTCATGAACAGCTTGTATTGCAGAGCCCGGATCGTGGTCTGGGTGTACCAGTCATTGCAGAAGGTGAACGGTCCGAGACTGTTGTCTAA